From a single Cytophagales bacterium WSM2-2 genomic region:
- a CDS encoding AP endonuclease: protein MKNIKGPAIFLAQFLSDEPPFNNLKSICKWASSLGFVGVQIPTWDARVIDLKLAAESKDYTDELRETVESCGLQITELSTHLQGQLVAVNPAYDVMFDGFAPKSVHGKPKERTAWAIEQLKLAAKASKNLGLNAHATFSGALMWHTVYPWPQRPAGLVEDGFKELAKRWLPILNAFDKAGVDVCYEIHPGEDLHDGITFERFWEATGKHSRANILYDPSHFVLQQLDYLQYIDFYHEFIKMFHVKDAEFNPSGKSGVYGGYQDWINRPGRFRSVGDGQVDFKSIFSKLAQYDFEGWAVLEWECCIKHPEQGAKEGAERIKEYIIKVTEKAFDDFASAGKDPKLNRKILGIS, encoded by the coding sequence ATGAAGAACATCAAAGGCCCTGCGATTTTTCTTGCTCAGTTCTTAAGTGATGAACCTCCGTTCAATAACTTAAAATCAATTTGTAAGTGGGCATCATCGCTCGGTTTTGTTGGCGTGCAAATTCCAACCTGGGATGCACGCGTTATCGATTTGAAACTGGCTGCTGAAAGCAAAGACTATACGGATGAGTTAAGAGAGACGGTAGAGTCATGCGGATTACAGATCACTGAATTGTCAACCCATTTGCAAGGTCAGCTTGTTGCTGTGAATCCCGCTTATGACGTGATGTTTGATGGCTTTGCTCCAAAATCAGTTCATGGCAAACCTAAGGAACGGACGGCTTGGGCAATTGAACAATTAAAGCTAGCCGCAAAAGCAAGTAAAAACCTGGGACTAAATGCACACGCAACTTTTTCAGGAGCACTGATGTGGCACACAGTCTATCCCTGGCCACAACGACCTGCAGGTTTGGTTGAAGACGGTTTCAAAGAGCTGGCTAAACGATGGCTTCCGATTTTAAATGCATTTGACAAAGCAGGAGTGGATGTTTGTTATGAGATTCACCCGGGCGAAGACCTTCACGATGGCATCACCTTCGAACGCTTCTGGGAAGCGACCGGAAAACATTCGAGAGCGAATATCCTTTATGATCCAAGTCATTTTGTTTTACAGCAACTGGATTACTTACAGTACATCGACTTTTATCATGAGTTCATTAAAATGTTCCACGTAAAAGATGCGGAGTTTAATCCATCAGGAAAGAGCGGGGTTTATGGAGGTTATCAAGACTGGATCAACAGGCCCGGGCGCTTCCGTTCTGTAGGTGACGGACAAGTCGATTTCAAATCTATTTTTTCGAAACTCGCTCAATACGATTTTGAAGGCTGGGCAGTATTGGAATGGGAGTGTTGCATTAAGCATCCGGAGCAAGGTGCCAAGGAGGGAGCCGAGCGAATCAAGGAGTACATTATTAAAGTAACCGAAAAGGCGTTTGATGATTTTGCTTCCGCAGGAAAAGATCCGAAGCTCAACCGTAAAATTTTAGGAATCTCTTAA
- the fadD gene encoding long-chain-fatty-acid--CoA ligase: MKDFPWFKKYPKGIPHEISSLEFESLVDLYEASSKKYGDLVAYENLGGSLTYREVEKLSTDFAAYLQKDLGLKKGERIAIQMPNLLQFPVAFMGALKAGLIVVNTNPLYTAREMEHQFKDADISALVIVSNFAHNLEAIADKIPARHYIITDMGDLLGGFKGWLVNFVVKYIKRLVPAYHLPHAHAFKSAMKKGASLKLDKPKIDREDLAVLQYTGGTTGISKGAQLSHRNLISHNAMIRYWFGPLLTETSEQEIVITAIPMYHIFALSVNLTLMYYSGLKNVLITNPRDMNGFMKDLKKYKFSVILGVNTLFNGMLNHPVFKTLDFSHLKGAVGGGMAVQDAVAIKWYEVTKSPLVEGYGLSETSPVLCCNPLDGKHKRGTIGLPMPSTEVAIFDDNGKQLGQGETGEICARGPQVMRGYWNKDNEGVFFDKDWFRTGDIGFMDEDGYFKIVDRKKDMIKVSGFNVFPNEIENVIASHPKVLEVAAIGVPDEKSGEAIKAFIVKRDQSLSEDELRKFCHENLTNYKVPRHFVFRTELPKNNVGKILRRVLKEEEAKVAKV, encoded by the coding sequence TGAAAACCTGGGCGGCAGTTTGACCTATCGCGAGGTTGAAAAATTATCAACTGATTTCGCTGCCTACCTGCAAAAAGATCTGGGCTTGAAAAAAGGGGAGCGTATTGCAATACAAATGCCTAACCTGCTTCAGTTTCCTGTTGCGTTTATGGGGGCCTTAAAAGCAGGACTTATAGTGGTGAACACTAACCCGTTGTACACGGCCCGTGAGATGGAACATCAGTTTAAAGATGCAGACATTTCCGCATTAGTGATTGTATCCAATTTTGCTCATAACCTTGAAGCCATTGCCGATAAAATTCCAGCCAGGCATTACATTATTACAGACATGGGCGATCTTCTGGGCGGGTTTAAAGGGTGGCTTGTCAATTTTGTTGTCAAGTACATTAAGAGATTAGTGCCAGCTTATCACTTGCCCCACGCTCATGCTTTTAAGAGCGCTATGAAAAAGGGGGCAAGCCTTAAACTGGACAAACCGAAAATTGATCGTGAAGATTTAGCGGTGCTGCAGTACACCGGAGGCACAACAGGCATTTCCAAGGGGGCGCAACTTTCGCATCGCAATTTGATTTCGCATAACGCGATGATCAGGTATTGGTTTGGTCCGCTACTGACCGAGACTTCAGAGCAAGAAATTGTGATCACGGCTATTCCGATGTATCACATCTTTGCGTTGTCTGTAAACCTGACGTTGATGTATTACAGTGGATTGAAAAATGTGCTGATTACCAATCCGCGCGACATGAACGGGTTTATGAAGGATCTGAAGAAGTATAAATTCTCTGTTATCCTGGGAGTGAATACGTTATTCAATGGAATGCTGAATCACCCGGTATTTAAAACACTTGACTTCTCTCACCTAAAAGGTGCTGTAGGTGGTGGAATGGCCGTACAAGATGCTGTTGCTATCAAGTGGTATGAAGTGACGAAAAGTCCCTTGGTGGAAGGCTATGGGTTGAGCGAAACTTCGCCTGTATTGTGTTGTAACCCGTTGGATGGAAAACATAAGCGCGGAACCATTGGACTACCAATGCCAAGTACCGAAGTCGCTATTTTTGATGACAACGGAAAACAATTAGGCCAGGGTGAAACTGGTGAAATTTGTGCCCGCGGTCCGCAGGTAATGCGCGGCTACTGGAACAAGGACAACGAGGGTGTTTTCTTCGATAAAGATTGGTTTCGCACTGGGGACATCGGTTTTATGGACGAAGACGGTTACTTTAAGATTGTCGATCGGAAGAAGGACATGATCAAGGTATCGGGATTCAATGTTTTCCCTAATGAAATCGAAAACGTAATTGCATCACATCCTAAGGTTTTGGAGGTTGCGGCCATTGGCGTTCCAGACGAAAAATCCGGAGAGGCTATTAAGGCATTTATCGTGAAGCGTGATCAAAGTTTGTCAGAAGATGAGCTTCGTAAATTCTGCCACGAGAATTTGACCAACTACAAAGTACCGAGGCATTTTGTCTTTCGGACAGAGCTTCCCAAAAACAACGTTGGAAAGATTTTGCGCAGAGTGCTCAAAGAAGAAGAAGCAAAAGTTGCTAAAGTTTAA